A part of Haloarchaeobius sp. HME9146 genomic DNA contains:
- a CDS encoding DUF5799 family protein, with the protein MANWQDTIVGDRMTVDKEFNQEVLDSEFSNQEWDLIMSAIEFEIENPENPEEARIVANDEKLSAVIPELEKISQQMQGMGGAPGGSGGSSGGGGGLFDSVKSALGMGGGGKKREAERTEAASKLASEYAETLQAHLESKGKWDSVCARAEK; encoded by the coding sequence ATGGCTAACTGGCAGGACACTATCGTGGGCGACCGGATGACCGTCGACAAGGAGTTCAATCAGGAGGTGCTCGACTCCGAGTTCTCGAACCAGGAGTGGGACCTCATCATGAGCGCCATCGAGTTCGAGATAGAGAACCCCGAGAACCCGGAGGAGGCTCGTATCGTCGCGAACGACGAGAAACTCTCGGCGGTCATCCCGGAACTGGAGAAGATATCACAGCAGATGCAGGGCATGGGTGGGGCCCCCGGTGGTTCCGGTGGGAGCAGTGGCGGCGGTGGCGGTCTGTTCGACTCCGTGAAAAGTGCGCTCGGGATGGGTGGCGGCGGTAAGAAGCGCGAAGCCGAGCGGACCGAAGCGGCGAGCAAGCTCGCGAGCGAGTACGCGGAGACGCTCCAGGCACACCTCGAATCGAAGGGCAAGTGGGACTCGGTGTGCGCCCGGGCAGAGAAATAG
- a CDS encoding tRNA uridine(34) 5-carboxymethylaminomethyl modification radical SAM/GNAT enzyme Elp3, whose protein sequence is MSTETDPTESDAFAAVCEDLIEQILAGELERDDVESAKLQACSRHSAPKVPKNSEILDHAPQERREELEAVLMRKPVRTASGVSPVAIMTSPHMCPHGKCLYCPGGPASEFSSSQSYTGHEPAAARGVQNDYDPYGQVTLRLEQLREIGHPVDKVELILMGGTMTARSHDYQEWFVKRALEAMNDYDVDKQPEPAEGESFAQDFDDYEFKYLEDVIAENETGRIRNIGTTFETKPDWCDPEQIDRMLDLGGTKVEVGVQTTYERINREMHRGHGAQASIDANQRLRDSAFKVGFHMMPGQPGMSKEMCIEDFRRLFEDEKWRPDYLKIYPTLVVRGTMVYDSWYQDEYDPLTNEEAAEIVAEVKSMIPKYTRLQRVQRDIPADFIDAGVWKSNLRQLAWKKMEEHGWTCDCIRCREVGMNDEVPEDVELDVMTYEAAGGTEHFISYEDPEKDLLVGFCRLRFPGDPVRRELQNAALVRELHVYGPMVEVGQQSHDWQHKGYGKKLLAKAEELAADAGYDKVSVISGIGAREYYRNKLGYHQDGPYVSKRL, encoded by the coding sequence ATGAGTACCGAGACGGACCCGACCGAGTCCGACGCGTTCGCGGCCGTCTGCGAGGACCTCATCGAGCAGATCCTCGCGGGCGAGCTGGAGCGCGACGACGTGGAGTCGGCCAAGTTGCAGGCCTGTTCGCGTCACTCCGCTCCGAAGGTCCCCAAGAACTCGGAGATACTCGACCATGCGCCCCAGGAGCGCCGCGAGGAACTCGAAGCGGTCCTGATGCGCAAGCCCGTCAGGACGGCCTCGGGTGTCTCCCCGGTGGCCATCATGACCTCGCCGCACATGTGCCCGCACGGGAAGTGCCTGTACTGTCCCGGCGGCCCGGCCAGCGAGTTCTCCAGTTCGCAGTCCTACACCGGCCACGAGCCCGCGGCGGCCCGCGGCGTCCAGAACGACTACGACCCGTACGGGCAGGTCACCCTGCGGCTCGAACAGTTGCGTGAAATAGGCCACCCCGTCGACAAGGTCGAACTCATCCTGATGGGTGGGACGATGACCGCCCGGAGCCACGACTACCAGGAGTGGTTCGTCAAGCGCGCCCTGGAGGCGATGAACGACTACGACGTGGACAAGCAGCCCGAGCCCGCCGAGGGCGAGAGCTTCGCGCAGGACTTCGACGACTACGAGTTCAAATATCTGGAGGACGTCATCGCCGAGAACGAGACCGGGCGAATCCGCAACATCGGGACGACGTTCGAGACCAAGCCCGACTGGTGCGACCCCGAGCAGATAGACCGGATGCTCGACCTGGGCGGCACGAAGGTCGAGGTCGGCGTCCAGACCACCTACGAGCGCATCAACCGCGAGATGCACCGCGGCCACGGCGCGCAGGCCAGCATCGACGCCAACCAGCGCCTCCGTGACTCGGCGTTCAAGGTCGGCTTCCACATGATGCCCGGCCAGCCCGGCATGTCCAAGGAGATGTGCATCGAGGACTTCCGCCGGCTGTTCGAGGACGAGAAGTGGCGGCCCGACTACCTCAAGATCTACCCGACACTGGTCGTCCGCGGGACCATGGTGTACGACTCCTGGTACCAGGACGAGTACGACCCGCTCACGAACGAGGAGGCCGCCGAGATCGTCGCCGAGGTCAAGTCGATGATTCCGAAGTACACCCGGCTCCAGCGCGTCCAGCGTGACATCCCCGCGGACTTCATCGACGCCGGCGTCTGGAAGTCCAACCTCCGCCAGCTGGCCTGGAAGAAGATGGAGGAACACGGCTGGACCTGTGACTGCATCCGCTGTCGCGAGGTCGGCATGAACGACGAGGTGCCCGAGGACGTCGAACTCGACGTGATGACCTACGAGGCCGCCGGCGGCACCGAGCACTTCATCAGCTACGAGGACCCCGAGAAGGACCTCCTCGTCGGCTTCTGCCGCCTGCGCTTCCCGGGCGACCCGGTCCGCCGCGAACTCCAGAACGCCGCCCTGGTCCGCGAACTCCACGTCTACGGCCCCATGGTCGAGGTCGGCCAGCAGAGCCACGACTGGCAGCACAAGGGCTACGGGAAGAAGCTGCTGGCGAAGGCCGAAGAACTCGCCGCCGACGCGGGCTACGACAAGGTCAGCGTCATCTCCGGAATCGGTGCGCGCGAGTACTACCGGAACAAGCTCGGGTACCACCAGGATGGTCCGTACGTGAGCAAGCGGTTGTAG
- a CDS encoding winged helix-turn-helix domain-containing protein produces MRKVLWWLIGGARGGRNRLRIVYALDQKPMNTNQLSNALDLDYKTVQHHLELLTENNVLMTMGDDYGKTYFLTDQMEANMDVLDEIAEQADLGDVDV; encoded by the coding sequence ATGCGAAAGGTGCTCTGGTGGCTCATCGGCGGTGCTCGCGGGGGTCGGAACCGCCTGCGCATCGTCTACGCGCTGGACCAGAAACCGATGAACACCAACCAGCTGTCGAACGCACTCGACCTCGACTACAAGACGGTGCAACACCACCTCGAACTCCTGACCGAGAACAACGTACTGATGACCATGGGCGACGACTACGGCAAGACCTACTTTCTGACCGACCAGATGGAAGCGAACATGGACGTCCTCGACGAGATCGCCGAGCAGGCGGACCTGGGTGATGTGGATGTCTGA
- a CDS encoding helix-turn-helix domain-containing protein, which yields MDDERPIEEILDTIGDEHAREVLAAVSEEPRSAKQVAEFCDLSLPTVYRRIEMLKEHQLVTSETLVAKDGNHYDAIKSNFDATVIRLKEDEYDIRIYRKENLPDRFSSLWDELGR from the coding sequence GTGGACGACGAGCGGCCAATCGAGGAGATTCTGGACACCATCGGCGACGAGCACGCACGCGAAGTGCTCGCCGCGGTCAGCGAGGAGCCTCGCTCGGCCAAGCAGGTCGCCGAATTCTGTGACCTCTCCCTCCCAACGGTGTACCGGCGAATCGAGATGCTCAAAGAACACCAGCTCGTCACCTCAGAGACCCTCGTCGCGAAAGACGGGAACCACTACGACGCCATCAAGTCGAACTTCGACGCGACGGTCATCCGTCTCAAAGAGGACGAGTACGACATCCGGATCTACCGCAAGGAGAACCTGCCGGACCGGTTCTCCAGTCTGTGGGACGAGCTCGGTCGCTGA
- a CDS encoding OsmC family protein: MSKEVRTISEEGFSATNEIRDFETSIDATGEAAPDTLESLLASYAACFVPALRVAAEQRKAGDLGRVEIHTTGDLNDDDKLDAITFDVQVENEVGDKADAVVERAEALCKVHDALKESLHATVELEDGAF; this comes from the coding sequence ATGTCCAAGGAAGTCCGTACCATCTCCGAGGAGGGGTTCAGCGCGACGAACGAAATTCGCGACTTCGAGACCAGCATCGACGCGACCGGTGAGGCCGCACCGGACACACTCGAGAGCCTGCTGGCCTCCTACGCGGCGTGTTTCGTGCCCGCGCTCCGCGTCGCCGCCGAGCAGCGCAAGGCCGGCGACCTCGGCCGTGTCGAGATCCACACCACCGGTGACCTCAACGACGACGACAAACTCGACGCCATCACGTTCGACGTGCAGGTCGAGAACGAGGTCGGCGACAAGGCCGACGCCGTCGTCGAGCGAGCAGAGGCCCTCTGTAAGGTCCACGACGCGCTCAAGGAGAGCCTGCACGCGACGGTCGAACTCGAAGACGGCGCGTTCTAA
- a CDS encoding DHH family phosphoesterase, whose amino-acid sequence MGNCIICGASVDGHICKSHEEDVVFTFEGDSPNQLTPGRYYRGSVDGFAEFGVFVDIGTSVTGLLHRSELDKRLDSLDWKSGDTVYVQVTDVRDNGNIDLGWSIRQAESEFRGKLIDNPSGDRLPEEDKQEVAATTDGSQQAATQVRTPDADDAQPTTEKTEPPTEAPDEGNADAAVESSDDDASEASESSQEPESSQEPESSHEPEPSDDEPLARTEIEALADNVGKDVSIEGEVISVRQTSGPTVFELRDESGVIECAAFEEAGVRAYPEVTVDDVVRLVGEVERRHDNIQVETESLTILEGDEAATVEDRMQAALDDEADPGTVDLLADHDSVAAVSDEIREVATAIRRAVIESRPVVVRHRANAEGYVAGAAIERAVLPLVREEHARDDAVYHFFERRPLDEPVYDMDAATNDVTNMLDARERHGEQLPLVVLADLGSTLESQESYDLLDVYDADRVVVDAGHPDEEIVDSVSGIVNPHLAGAGDDVTSATLAANVAVHVNEDVREDLLHLPAIGYWQDTPSVYTDLASEAGYSEDETRELREAIALEAYYQSYKDKRELVTDLLFNESDGLAGHVSKQFRIKLERELETARRNVSTRTAQGIEFAVLDADAFTHRFDFPPTELLLDSLHREQAAETDEPLVTLALGDDDLYLRSTEYVDVREVADEVAEVVSDAGLSVVGGRDGHLEYLSGERDDVLNATVSAIAKSFKPE is encoded by the coding sequence ATGGGTAACTGTATCATCTGTGGTGCCTCGGTTGACGGGCACATCTGTAAGAGCCACGAGGAGGACGTCGTCTTCACGTTCGAGGGCGATTCACCGAACCAACTGACCCCCGGCCGCTACTACCGCGGCAGCGTCGACGGCTTCGCCGAGTTCGGCGTGTTCGTCGACATCGGGACCTCGGTCACCGGTCTGTTGCACCGAAGCGAACTCGACAAGCGACTCGACAGCCTCGACTGGAAGTCGGGCGACACCGTGTACGTGCAGGTGACGGACGTGCGCGACAACGGCAACATCGACCTCGGCTGGTCCATCCGACAGGCCGAGTCCGAGTTCCGCGGCAAGCTCATCGACAACCCGAGCGGTGACCGCCTGCCCGAGGAGGACAAACAGGAGGTCGCGGCGACGACCGACGGGAGCCAGCAGGCCGCGACGCAGGTCCGCACGCCCGACGCCGACGACGCCCAGCCGACGACCGAGAAGACCGAACCGCCGACGGAGGCGCCCGACGAGGGAAACGCTGACGCGGCGGTCGAATCGAGCGACGACGACGCCAGTGAGGCGTCCGAATCGAGCCAGGAGCCCGAATCGAGCCAGGAGCCCGAATCGAGTCACGAGCCCGAGCCGAGCGACGACGAGCCGCTCGCCCGGACTGAGATCGAAGCTCTCGCCGACAACGTCGGCAAGGACGTAAGCATCGAGGGCGAGGTCATCAGCGTCCGCCAGACCTCCGGCCCCACCGTCTTCGAGCTCCGCGACGAGAGCGGTGTCATCGAGTGCGCCGCGTTCGAGGAGGCAGGTGTCCGCGCCTACCCCGAGGTCACCGTAGACGACGTCGTCCGCCTCGTCGGTGAGGTCGAGCGCCGTCACGACAACATCCAGGTCGAGACCGAGTCCCTGACCATCCTCGAGGGTGACGAGGCCGCAACCGTCGAAGACCGCATGCAGGCCGCGCTCGACGACGAGGCCGACCCCGGCACGGTCGACCTGCTTGCCGACCACGACTCCGTCGCCGCCGTCTCCGACGAGATTCGCGAGGTCGCGACCGCCATCCGCCGCGCCGTCATCGAGTCGCGCCCGGTCGTCGTCCGCCACCGTGCGAACGCCGAAGGCTACGTCGCCGGTGCCGCCATCGAGCGCGCCGTGCTCCCGCTCGTCCGCGAGGAACACGCCCGCGACGACGCCGTCTACCACTTCTTCGAGCGCCGCCCGCTCGACGAGCCGGTGTACGACATGGACGCCGCGACGAACGACGTGACGAACATGCTCGACGCGCGCGAGCGCCACGGCGAACAGCTCCCCCTCGTCGTGCTCGCCGACCTCGGCAGCACGCTCGAGTCCCAGGAGAGCTACGACCTGCTCGACGTGTACGACGCCGACCGCGTCGTCGTCGACGCGGGCCACCCCGACGAGGAGATCGTCGATTCCGTCTCGGGCATCGTCAACCCGCACCTCGCCGGTGCCGGTGACGACGTGACGAGTGCGACCCTCGCCGCGAACGTCGCCGTCCACGTGAACGAGGACGTGCGCGAGGACCTGCTCCACCTGCCCGCCATCGGCTACTGGCAGGACACGCCGTCGGTGTACACCGACCTCGCCAGCGAGGCCGGCTACAGCGAGGACGAGACCCGCGAACTCCGCGAGGCCATCGCCCTCGAAGCGTACTACCAGTCCTACAAGGACAAGCGCGAACTCGTCACCGACCTCCTGTTCAACGAGAGCGACGGGCTCGCGGGCCACGTCAGCAAGCAGTTCCGCATCAAGTTAGAGCGCGAACTCGAGACCGCGCGCCGCAACGTCTCGACCCGCACTGCACAGGGCATCGAGTTCGCCGTGCTGGACGCCGACGCGTTCACGCACCGCTTCGACTTCCCGCCGACGGAACTCCTGCTCGACTCGCTCCACCGCGAGCAGGCCGCCGAGACCGACGAGCCGCTCGTCACACTCGCGCTGGGTGACGACGACCTCTACCTCCGCAGCACGGAGTACGTCGACGTCCGCGAGGTCGCCGACGAGGTCGCCGAGGTCGTCTCCGACGCTGGCCTGAGCGTCGTCGGTGGCCGCGACGGCCACCTGGAGTACCTCTCCGGCGAGCGCGACGACGTGCTCAACGCGACGGTGTCGGCCATCGCGAAATCGTTCAAGCCCGAATAA
- a CDS encoding PEP/pyruvate-binding domain-containing protein: MGVPTVVPLAESLATDPTWTGGKGANLATLVGANLPVPAGFCVTTAVYCEVVADPTVQARIEALADLDPADTAAVKEAGRRTREAIRARRLSPEVRQQIIGELGILGIDDAYAIRSSATAEDMPHTSFAGQHDTILNVVGPNAVCETVVECMASEFTDRAIVYRQRNGIPHEEVGCAVVVQRMVYPEASGILFTADPVSGNRARVTIDAGYGLGESQVGGLVTADTIHADAGTGDVLDYTVGEKRQAVHATPGGGTETTQVSAKKRRQRVLTDDEVRGLVDIGNQAHDLFGSPMDVEWCRDDDRFLILQARPITTLFPVPEPQPTDDQLHLYYSWNHKEAMSAAMPPLVVDLWRSLLDESMTRFGFEGLSDTAVAGGRIYQDLTPLVRTPRLRERYLRAMASVDEPAAVAIGDFLDERDPWPDEDGLVTTVGRGVRTGLHATPLVSRIVGSAVGALALGDPATVADRQRDWYDEFATEAVERIRTEETVEERVQAARDELSGSLFGVVGRFFPFYATFIAGAALRRLCPGHEADIDALGRGLAGDVVTDMTLALGDLADLARSLPAVARAIEAGQDRETVAAVEGGAAFDAALQNFLDEYGFRGPNEIDISRPRWNEDPTQLLQAVRGSLVGGDTSGHQEHFQTLVREAEAAATRLEVAVAEDVQATKIRANLDYVEAQARAAAVRRLVAVYRGYLAIREHPKYGIARLLAETRAQFVAAGETLEAADVLIDTEDVWLLRLDELQAALAGEPIAPDIRRRKALFAHHTAMYAPRVITSDGEALGEPRIAEDGALEGTPVSRGVVEGVARVIRDPTKETLNHGEILVTEFCDPGMTPLFLNAAGLVTEVGGRMTHGSLVAREYGIPAVVSVPSATARIQTGERIRVDGTYGTVEVLDRVPVEEFQKVYDVSQKPADEPSVDETQARRVTDS; encoded by the coding sequence GTGGGAGTACCAACAGTCGTTCCGCTGGCCGAATCGCTCGCAACCGACCCGACGTGGACAGGGGGGAAGGGCGCGAACCTGGCGACACTCGTGGGCGCGAACCTACCGGTCCCGGCCGGGTTCTGCGTCACCACGGCGGTCTACTGCGAGGTGGTGGCCGACCCGACGGTGCAGGCCCGCATCGAAGCCCTGGCCGACCTCGACCCAGCTGATACCGCTGCCGTCAAGGAAGCAGGGCGGCGGACCCGTGAGGCCATCCGGGCGAGACGGCTCTCGCCCGAGGTTCGCCAGCAGATAATCGGCGAGCTCGGCATCCTCGGCATCGACGACGCCTACGCCATCCGGTCCAGCGCGACCGCCGAGGACATGCCACACACCTCTTTCGCGGGCCAGCACGACACGATTCTGAACGTCGTCGGCCCGAACGCGGTCTGCGAGACGGTCGTCGAGTGCATGGCCAGCGAGTTCACCGACCGGGCCATCGTCTACCGGCAGCGGAACGGCATCCCGCACGAGGAGGTCGGCTGCGCCGTCGTCGTCCAGCGGATGGTCTACCCCGAGGCGTCGGGCATCCTGTTCACCGCGGACCCCGTCTCTGGAAACCGGGCCCGCGTCACCATCGACGCGGGCTACGGCCTCGGGGAGTCACAGGTCGGCGGCCTCGTCACGGCGGATACCATCCACGCCGACGCCGGGACTGGGGACGTCCTCGACTACACCGTCGGCGAGAAGCGCCAGGCCGTCCACGCCACGCCGGGAGGTGGCACCGAGACGACGCAGGTCTCCGCGAAGAAGCGCCGCCAGCGCGTCCTCACCGACGACGAGGTCCGCGGCCTCGTCGACATCGGGAACCAGGCGCACGACCTGTTCGGGAGCCCGATGGACGTGGAGTGGTGCCGCGACGACGACCGGTTCCTCATCCTCCAGGCGCGCCCCATCACGACCCTGTTCCCGGTCCCCGAGCCGCAACCGACCGACGACCAGTTGCATCTCTACTACAGCTGGAACCACAAGGAGGCCATGTCGGCGGCGATGCCGCCGCTCGTGGTCGACCTCTGGCGCAGCCTGCTCGACGAATCGATGACCCGATTCGGGTTCGAGGGGCTGTCCGACACCGCCGTCGCGGGTGGTCGAATCTACCAGGACCTAACGCCACTCGTCCGGACCCCACGGCTCCGCGAGCGCTATCTCCGGGCGATGGCCAGCGTGGACGAACCGGCGGCCGTCGCCATCGGGGACTTCCTCGACGAACGCGACCCCTGGCCCGACGAGGACGGGCTGGTCACGACGGTCGGTCGCGGCGTGCGAACCGGGCTCCACGCCACACCACTCGTCTCGCGCATCGTCGGCAGCGCCGTCGGAGCACTCGCCCTCGGCGACCCCGCGACCGTCGCGGACCGGCAGCGCGACTGGTACGACGAGTTCGCCACCGAGGCGGTCGAACGAATCCGTACCGAAGAGACCGTCGAAGAGCGGGTCCAGGCCGCACGCGACGAACTCTCTGGCTCCCTGTTCGGCGTCGTCGGTCGGTTCTTCCCGTTCTACGCCACGTTCATCGCAGGGGCCGCGCTCCGGCGGCTCTGCCCCGGCCACGAGGCCGACATCGATGCACTTGGCCGCGGTCTGGCGGGCGACGTGGTCACCGACATGACGCTCGCCCTAGGTGACCTCGCGGACCTCGCGCGGTCGCTTCCGGCCGTCGCCCGCGCCATCGAGGCCGGACAGGACCGCGAGACTGTCGCGGCCGTCGAGGGCGGCGCGGCCTTCGACGCGGCGCTCCAGAATTTCCTCGACGAGTACGGGTTCCGCGGCCCGAACGAGATAGACATCTCGCGCCCGCGGTGGAACGAGGACCCCACCCAGTTGCTGCAGGCGGTCCGTGGCTCGCTCGTGGGCGGCGATACGAGTGGTCACCAGGAACACTTCCAGACCCTCGTCCGAGAGGCCGAGGCTGCCGCGACGCGACTGGAGGTCGCCGTCGCCGAGGATGTCCAGGCGACGAAGATCAGGGCGAACCTCGACTACGTCGAGGCCCAGGCCCGCGCCGCCGCCGTCCGCCGACTCGTCGCCGTCTACCGCGGCTACCTCGCCATCCGCGAGCACCCGAAGTACGGCATCGCCCGGCTGCTCGCCGAGACCCGGGCCCAGTTCGTGGCCGCCGGCGAGACGCTCGAAGCTGCCGACGTGCTCATCGACACCGAGGACGTGTGGCTCCTCCGGCTCGACGAACTCCAGGCCGCCCTCGCCGGCGAGCCCATCGCGCCCGACATCCGCCGGCGCAAGGCCCTGTTCGCCCACCACACCGCCATGTACGCCCCGCGCGTCATCACCAGCGACGGCGAGGCGCTGGGCGAGCCACGCATCGCCGAAGACGGCGCGCTCGAAGGAACACCCGTCTCGCGGGGCGTCGTCGAGGGCGTCGCGCGGGTCATCCGCGACCCCACGAAGGAGACGCTCAACCACGGTGAGATTCTCGTCACGGAGTTCTGCGACCCCGGCATGACGCCGCTGTTCCTCAACGCGGCTGGCCTCGTCACCGAGGTCGGCGGGCGGATGACCCACGGCTCGCTCGTGGCCCGTGAGTACGGCATCCCGGCGGTCGTCTCGGTCCCGTCCGCGACGGCCCGCATCCAGACCGGCGAGCGCATCCGGGTCGACGGGACGTATGGAACCGTCGAGGTTCTGGACCGGGTCCCGGTCGAGGAGTTCCAGAAGGTGTACGACGTGTCTCAGAAGCCGGCAGACGAACCGTCAGTGGACGAGACGCAGGCCCGCCGAGTGACCGACAGCTAG
- a CDS encoding metal-dependent hydrolase has translation MQLTWYGHSTWSVTVGDTELLIDPFFDNPKTSTDPEELDPDYLLLTHGHADHIGDVDRYEGTKLVATPEVVEYCRDEFGEYEAVGGMGMNLGGTVECGDAYITMHRADHTNGMDTSYGTSGGMPGGFIISNTKPTQVDDKESETFYHAGDTALMTEMRDVIGPHLEPDAAALPIGDHFTMGPWQAAIAVDWLDVDYAFPMHYDTFPPIEQDPNDFAREVTATGSDAEVVVLEGDESWELSENLLDR, from the coding sequence ATGCAACTCACCTGGTACGGCCACTCGACGTGGTCCGTGACGGTCGGCGATACAGAGCTGCTCATCGACCCGTTCTTCGACAACCCGAAGACGTCGACCGACCCCGAGGAGCTGGACCCGGACTACCTGCTCCTCACACACGGGCACGCCGACCACATCGGCGACGTGGACCGCTACGAGGGGACGAAACTCGTCGCCACACCCGAGGTCGTCGAGTACTGCCGCGACGAGTTCGGCGAGTACGAGGCAGTCGGCGGCATGGGCATGAACCTCGGCGGCACCGTCGAGTGTGGCGACGCCTACATCACGATGCACCGCGCCGACCACACCAACGGGATGGACACCAGCTACGGCACCTCCGGCGGGATGCCGGGCGGCTTCATCATCTCGAACACGAAGCCGACGCAGGTCGACGACAAGGAGTCCGAGACCTTCTATCACGCGGGCGACACCGCACTGATGACCGAGATGCGTGACGTCATCGGCCCGCACCTCGAGCCCGACGCGGCCGCCCTCCCCATCGGCGACCACTTCACCATGGGGCCGTGGCAGGCCGCCATCGCGGTCGACTGGCTGGACGTGGACTACGCGTTCCCGATGCACTACGACACGTTCCCGCCCATCGAGCAGGACCCCAACGACTTCGCACGCGAGGTCACGGCCACGGGCAGCGACGCCGAGGTCGTCGTCCTCGAGGGCGACGAGTCCTGGGAGCTGAGCGAGAACCTGCTGGACCGGTAA
- a CDS encoding ubiquinol-cytochrome c reductase iron-sulfur subunit — translation MDEDKYPPETDRRRFVKGVVGGSSMAAITTAGAAAVNSSTTDVGKGGGSVTYRAIRNTDGPAPRGLPQIPLETDEDGYLKGVWPEAETRTLEDGTEITVAETEIAGVTYSSRWFQYCGVQTYRNIQPDSDHDNYLRYEPATTYDWQRQAVEGGEKVHPEDFVPYEDWTNHIGDPGYGKPADCNWRSHADSVPAEESLAVQVIRSPLIEEAAKEDDWVAASTVKGCLAFMNKCTHFCCIPGFKDSGDAPKFGAANKSYCGCHQSVYDPFDIVEKTYIALPRPDE, via the coding sequence ATGGACGAAGACAAGTACCCTCCAGAGACCGATAGACGACGGTTCGTCAAAGGCGTCGTCGGTGGCTCCTCCATGGCAGCCATCACGACTGCCGGCGCGGCCGCAGTGAACAGCAGCACGACCGACGTGGGCAAGGGCGGCGGGTCAGTGACCTACCGTGCCATCCGGAACACCGACGGCCCCGCCCCGCGCGGCCTTCCCCAGATACCGCTCGAAACGGACGAGGACGGCTACCTCAAGGGTGTCTGGCCCGAGGCCGAGACCAGAACGCTCGAAGACGGCACCGAGATCACCGTCGCCGAGACCGAGATCGCCGGCGTCACCTACTCCTCGCGCTGGTTCCAGTACTGCGGCGTCCAGACGTACCGCAACATCCAGCCCGACTCGGACCACGACAACTACCTCCGGTACGAACCCGCGACGACGTACGACTGGCAGCGCCAGGCGGTCGAAGGCGGGGAGAAGGTCCACCCCGAGGACTTCGTGCCCTACGAGGACTGGACGAACCACATCGGTGACCCGGGGTACGGCAAACCCGCCGACTGCAACTGGCGTTCCCACGCGGACTCGGTTCCCGCAGAAGAGAGCCTCGCCGTGCAGGTCATCCGGAGCCCGCTCATCGAGGAAGCCGCGAAGGAGGACGACTGGGTCGCCGCCTCGACGGTAAAGGGCTGTCTCGCCTTCATGAACAAGTGCACACACTTCTGTTGCATCCCCGGGTTCAAAGACAGCGGCGACGCGCCGAAGTTCGGTGCGGCGAACAAGAGCTACTGCGGCTGTCACCAGTCGGTGTACGACCCGTTCGACATCGTCGAGAAGACGTACATCGCGTTGCCGCGGCCTGACGAGTAA
- a CDS encoding class I fructose-bisphosphate aldolase: MQPQVDSALTRDGKAIILAHDHGLEHGPTAFDGVEARLNPETVFEMATHDAVTGFAVQKGLAETYYPSYDDSVSLLAKLNGSSSLWEGEPYAPPTCSVEYAAELGADAVGYTVYPGTNREPEMFADFREVQEAAREYDLPVAMWSYPRGQAIKEHRKPGTIAYATRVALELGADLAKVKYPRSPEAMAWACDSAADMPVVLSGGSKTSAREFLELVETAMEAGASGLAVGRNVWQADEPHALLDALEQVVFEGESAANAASALE, translated from the coding sequence ATGCAGCCACAAGTGGACTCGGCGCTGACGAGAGACGGCAAGGCAATCATCCTCGCACACGACCACGGGCTCGAACACGGGCCGACGGCGTTCGACGGTGTCGAGGCACGACTCAACCCTGAGACGGTGTTCGAGATGGCGACCCACGACGCGGTGACGGGCTTCGCCGTCCAGAAGGGGCTCGCGGAGACGTACTATCCCTCGTACGACGACAGCGTCTCGTTGCTCGCGAAATTGAACGGGTCGAGCAGCCTGTGGGAGGGCGAGCCATACGCCCCACCGACGTGTTCCGTGGAGTACGCGGCCGAACTCGGTGCCGACGCGGTCGGCTACACGGTCTATCCCGGGACGAACCGCGAACCCGAGATGTTCGCGGACTTCCGCGAGGTGCAGGAGGCAGCCCGCGAGTACGACCTCCCGGTCGCGATGTGGTCCTACCCGCGCGGGCAGGCCATCAAGGAGCACCGCAAACCGGGTACCATCGCGTACGCGACCCGCGTGGCACTAGAACTGGGTGCGGACCTGGCGAAGGTGAAGTACCCGCGCTCGCCCGAGGCGATGGCCTGGGCGTGTGATTCGGCCGCCGACATGCCGGTCGTCCTCAGCGGGGGCTCGAAAACGAGCGCCCGGGAGTTCCTCGAACTCGTCGAGACGGCGATGGAGGCCGGGGCGTCGGGCCTTGCGGTGGGCCGGAACGTCTGGCAGGCCGACGAGCCGCACGCGCTCCTCGACGCGCTCGAACAGGTGGTGTTCGAGGGCGAGTCCGCGGCCAACGCTGCCAGCGCACTCGAATGA